AGTACGGGCCGGTGCAGGGGCGCAGGTAGTCGACCCGCAGCGAGATCGTCGGGACCCCGCCCCCGGCCCGCACGGCGACGACCATGTCCCCGGCGATGTCGATCAGCGACGCGACCGGACCGCCGTGATACATCGTGCCGTTGCGGGTAAGGTCGGGACGCATGGCCATCCTGAGGACCGCGGTGTCCTCGCCCAACGCCTCGAGCGTGACGCCGAGCGCCACGATCGCCTCCGAGTCGGCGAGGATGGCTTCGATCAGGGCCCGCGCGCCCGAATCCCGAGCCCCGTCCGTCCGCGCCGCGCCGGACTTCGTCATTGCGGCGGCGGCCCCCCCGTGAGCGGGGTACTCGCGTAGTAGAGGAGCAGGAACACCAGGAGCAGGATGGCGACCCAGATGACGGAGGTGCCGGTGGGCCAGGTGCGCCCCAGCACCCCACTCGGGCCCATGTAGCGCCGCGCCGATCCGATGGCGCCGCCGGCCGCGGCCACAGCGCGCGACGCGACGGCCTCCCGCAGCCGCGACGCGACGCCCCCGGCCGCAAGCGCCAACCCCCTGCCGAAGCGGCGGTAGAACCAGTCTGCGTCCAGGTTCGTCGAGGGCAGCTCGTGCGGCTCCCGGTCGGAGAGTCGGAGCCACACGAAGGCGAGCACGGCGAAGAAGAGCAGCTGGAGCTGGCTGATCACGTGCGAGGGCGTGAACGGCTCGTACGTCACCTCGTAGGGCAGGTTCGGATACAGGAACAGCGTCGGCCACGTCCCGTTGAACACGCACAGGAAGGCCGCCATCCCCATCGCGATGAGCATGCTCGTCGGCGCCTCCTTCGTGCGGATCCCGGAATCGGGGCCGAAGAAGCCGTAGAACGGGATCTTGATCCCCGCGTGGTGGAGCACGCCGGCGGAGGCGAAGAGGAGGAAGAGCCACACGACGTCGAGGTTCATCTCCAGCGCGGCCGCCATCACCATCGACTTGCTCACGAACCCGCTGAAGAGCGGGAAGGCGGAGATGGAGGCGGCGCCGACGACGCACAGACCCGCCGTCTTCGGCATGCTCTTGTAGAGTCCGCCAAGCTCGCTGCACTTCGTCGTGCCTGTGCGATAGAGCAGCGCCCCCGTCGACATGAAGAGGAGCCCCTTGAACAGCACGTCGTTAAAGGCGTGCGCGACCGCCCCGTTCACGGCCATCTCGGTGCCGATCCCGACGCCGCACACCATGAAGCCGATCTGGTTGATCATGCTGTAGCCGAGCACCCGTCGCAGATCGTTCTCGATCACGGCGTAGAAGATCGGGAACATCGTCATGACGACGCCGACCCAGATCAGCAGCTCCTCTCCCTGGTATCCCCGCGCCAAGGCGTAGACGGCGACCTTCGTTGTGAACGCGCTCAGGAAGACGGCGCCGCTGTAGGTGGCTTCCGGATAGGCGTCCGTGAGCCAGTTGTGGAGCAACGGGAAGGCCGCCTTGATCCCGATTCCGAGCAGGATGAGGTTCGTCCCCAGCGTCCCCGTCTCCATGGGTCCGAAGGCGACGGAGCCCGTGGCCCGCGCGTGGGCGATGATCCCGGCCAGGAGGACGACGCCGGAGCCGACCTGCACGATGAGGTAGCGGATCCCCGCCCGGTAGGAACGTTCCGTGCCCCGCGCCCACACGAGGAAGACGGAACTCAGCGCCAGCAGCTCCCAGAAGACGAAGAGCGTGATCAGGTCGCCGGCCTGGACGGCTCCGATGGCGGCGCCCGCGTAGACCAGC
This portion of the Candidatus Palauibacter australiensis genome encodes:
- a CDS encoding PaaI family thioesterase, yielding MTKSGAARTDGARDSGARALIEAILADSEAIVALGVTLEALGEDTAVLRMAMRPDLTRNGTMYHGGPVASLIDIAGDMVVAVRAGGGVPTISLRVDYLRPCTGPYLLATARLRRHGRTISVSDVDVHDDQGRLCAVGRGTYSSLVG
- a CDS encoding Na(+)/H(+) antiporter subunit D encodes the protein MTGSLPPAAVMILGALLVPFLRGRARTGWVLLLPAASLAALLALGEGEFGRVSIFSYELTLVRIDGLSRIFGWLFHIAAFIGLIFARRGGSALEDASALVYAGAAIGAVQAGDLITLFVFWELLALSSVFLVWARGTERSYRAGIRYLIVQVGSGVVLLAGIIAHARATGSVAFGPMETGTLGTNLILLGIGIKAAFPLLHNWLTDAYPEATYSGAVFLSAFTTKVAVYALARGYQGEELLIWVGVVMTMFPIFYAVIENDLRRVLGYSMINQIGFMVCGVGIGTEMAVNGAVAHAFNDVLFKGLLFMSTGALLYRTGTTKCSELGGLYKSMPKTAGLCVVGAASISAFPLFSGFVSKSMVMAAALEMNLDVVWLFLLFASAGVLHHAGIKIPFYGFFGPDSGIRTKEAPTSMLIAMGMAAFLCVFNGTWPTLFLYPNLPYEVTYEPFTPSHVISQLQLLFFAVLAFVWLRLSDREPHELPSTNLDADWFYRRFGRGLALAAGGVASRLREAVASRAVAAAGGAIGSARRYMGPSGVLGRTWPTGTSVIWVAILLLVFLLLYYASTPLTGGPPPQ